The Argentina anserina chromosome 3, drPotAnse1.1, whole genome shotgun sequence genome includes a region encoding these proteins:
- the LOC126788910 gene encoding uridine kinase-like protein 3, which translates to MLMGSNSVVDMIEASSGVHFSGFHMDGLEQRLKIEPPTTSNENMHKQPFVIGVAGGAASGKTTVCDMIIQQLHDQRVVLVNQDSFYHNLTSEELKRVHEYNFDHPDAFDTEKLLSYMDKLKHGQAVDIPNYDFKSYKNNVFPARRVNPSDVIILEGILVFHDPRVRELMNMKIFVDTDADVRLARRIRRDTVEKGRDIGTVLDQYSQFVKPAFDDFILPTKKYADIIIPRGGDNHIAVDLIVQHIRTKLGQHDLCKIYPNLYVIQSTFQIRGMHTLIRDSQTTKHDFVFYSDRLIRLVVEHGLGHLPFTEKQVITPTGSVYIGVDFCKRLCGVSVIRSGESMENALRACCKGIKIGKILIHREGDNGQQLIYEKLPNDISERHVLLLDPILGTGNSAVQAISLLLKKGVPESNIIFLNLISAPQGVHVVCKRFPRIKIVTSEIETGLNDDFRVVPGMGEFGDRYFGTDDDDLEGVPPSK; encoded by the exons ATGCTCATGGGTTCAAATTCAGTTGTAGATATGATAGAGGCCTCCTCAGGGGTTCATTTTTCTGGATTTCACATGGATGGCTTAGAGCAAAGGCTGAAGATTGAGCCACCGACAACCTCAAATGAAAACATGCATAAGCAGCCTTTCGTTATTG GGGTTGCTGGTGGGGCAGCATCTGGCAAGACCACAGTTTGTGACATGATTATACAGCAGCTTCATGATCAGCGTGTTGTTCTTGTTAACCAG GACTCTTTTTATCATAATCTGACCAGCGAGGAACTTAAAAGGGTTCATGAATACAACTTTGACCATCCTG ATGCTTTCGACACGGAGAAACTATTATCTTATATGGACAAGTTGAAGCATGGGCAAGCAGTAGATATTCCAAATTATGatttcaaaagttacaaaaacAATGTGTTTCCGGCTAGAAGG GTAAACCCTTCAGATGTCATAATTTTGGAAGGCATTCTTGTTTTCCATGATCCTCGTGTTCGAGAGTTGATGAATATGAAGATATTTGTTGATACAg ATGCTGATGTGCGGTTGGCTAGGAGGATAAGGCGTGATACGGTTGAGAAGGGAAGGGATATTGGTACCGTTCTTGATCAG TATTCACAATTTGTAAAGCCAGCTTTTGATGATTTTATTCTTCCTACAAAGAAGTATGCTGACATCATTATACCTCGTGGTGGAGATAATCACATAGCCGTTGATTTGATTGTACAACATATCCGCACTAAGCTAGGTCAACATGACCTCTGTAAAATATATCCTAATTTATATGTCATTCAATCAACCTTTCAG ATACGGGGTATGCATACCCTCATACGTGATTCTCAAACAACAAAGCATGATTTCGTTTTCTATTCTGACCGATTAATTCGTTTG GTTGTTGAGCATGGCCTGGGACACCTACCTTTTACTGAAAAACAGGTCATCACTCCAACTG GGTCTGTGTATATTGGTGTGGATTTTTGTAAGAGATTATGCGGTGTATCTGTCATTAGGAG TGGTGAGAGTATGGAGAATGCTTTGCGAGCATGTTGTAAAGGTATCAAGATTGGCAAGATTCTTATTCATAGAGAAGGTGACAACGGTCAGCAG CTAATTTATGAAAAGCTACCGAACGACATTTCTGAGAGGCATGTATTGTTGTTGGATCCTATCTTGGGAACAG GAAATTCGGCTGTTCAGGCTATTTCTCTTCTTCTAAAGAAGGGTGTACCAGAGTCCAACATCATATTTCTCAATCTCATATCT GCACCTCAAGGTGTGCATGTAGTCTGCAAACGCTTCCCCAGAATAAAGATTGTGACATCTGAGATTGAAACTGGTCTGAATGATGACTTTCGTGTCGTGCCTGGCATGGGGGAGTTTGGGGATAGATATTTTGGAACTGATGACGATGATCTGGAAGGGGTGCCTCCATCGAAGTAG